From Carya illinoinensis cultivar Pawnee chromosome 5, C.illinoinensisPawnee_v1, whole genome shotgun sequence, one genomic window encodes:
- the LOC122308810 gene encoding pentatricopeptide repeat-containing protein At2g03380, mitochondrial isoform X2, with the protein MKLISTLAHLPLAKKSCSPCRTLAYATQQQPLEPPELAHTIASMSSIFSNPCFSLLGFCRKLDSLKKAHGLLIVHGLTGELQCDTKLVSLYASFAHVGHARLVFDRIEKPDFLSWKACCELRNLDEGRKVHCQIVKAGSPDSFVMAGLVDMYAKCRDIGNSRQVFDEILDRNVVSWTSMIVGYVQNDCPEEGLILFNRMREGLVEGNKFTVGSLVTACTDLRALHQGKWLHGYVIKNGFEFNSFLVTALLNMYVKCGEVRDARSVFDELSTIDLISWTAMIVGYAQSGHPNEALKLFQDEKWVDLLPNSVTTATVLSACAQLGNLNLGRSVHGLGIKLGLGEPPVRNALIDMYAKCHMIRDARYIFETVFDKDVITWNSIISGYFLIGYACEALELFNQMRSNSVSPDAVTLVCALSGCASLGDLQVGSSLHAFSIKEGLQSSSVYVGTALLNFYAKCGDVKSARIVFDGMGEKNTITWSAIIGGYGMQGDGSGSLALFNDMLKEKLEPNEVIFTTILSACSHTGMIGEGWRCFNLMCQTYNFVPAMKHYACMVDLLARAGKLEEALNFIENMPVQPDVSLFGSFLHGCGLYARFDLGEVVIQKMLDLRPNEASYYVLMCNLYASDGRWSQVNQMRELMKQRGLSKSPGSSLLEMDICGDNSPAKVATVQ; encoded by the exons ATGAAACTCATCTCCACCTTAGCACACCTCCCTCTCGCAAAAAAATCTTGCTCTCCATGCAGGACTCTCGCCTATGCAACCCAGCAACAGCCCTTGGAGCCTCCGGAACTCGCTCATACCATTGCTTCTATGTCGTCCATCTTTTCGAACCCGTGTTTTTCTCTTCtgggtttctgcaggaaactcGATTCTCTCAAGAAGGCCCACGGCTTGCTCATTGTACACGGCCTCACCGGTGAACTTCAATGCGATACTAAATTGGTTAGCCTGTATGCTTCTTTTGCGCATGTTGGGCATGCCCGCTTGGTGTTTGATAGGATAGAAAAGCCGGATTTTCTTTCTTGGAAG GCGTGCTGTGAGTTGCGCAATCTTGATGAGGGGAGGAAGGTACATTGCCAGATTGTTAAGGCGGGGAGCCCTGATAGTTTCGTCATGGCGGGTCTAGTTGATATGTATGCGAAATGCAGAGATATTGGGAATTCTCGCCAGGTGTTCGATGAAATTCTTGATAGAAATGTGGTTTCCTGGACATCAATGATTGTGGGGTATGTGCAGAATGATTGTCCGGAAGAAGGTTTGATTTTGTTTAATAGAATGAGGGAAGGATTGGTTGAAGGTAACAAGTTTACAGTAGGGAGCTTAGTTACTGCGTGTACAGATTTACGGGCTTTACATCAAGGGAAGTGGCTTCACGGGTACGTGATCAAGAATGGTTTTGAATTCAATTCTTTTTTGGTGACGGCACTTCTCAACATGTATGTAAAGTGTGGGGAAGTTAGAGATGCTCGTTCTGTATTTGATGAGCTTTCTACTATTGATCTTATTTCATGGACTGCAATGATTGTAGGATACGCACAGAGTGGCCACCCCAATGAGGCATTAAAGTTGTTTCAGGATGAGAAATGGGTTGATCTATTGCCAAATTCTGTAACGACTGCAACTGTGCTTTCGGCATGTGCACAGTTAGGCAATTTAAATTTGGGAAGGTCAGTTCATGGTCTGGGGATTAAACTCGGGTTAGGAGAACCTCCAGTTAGAAATGCTCTTATAGATATGTATGCAAAATGTCATATGATCAGAGATGCTCGTTATATATTTGAAACAGTTTTTGACAAGGATGTGATCACTTGGAACTCAATTATTTCTGGCTACTTCCTAATTGGTTATGCATGTGAAGCCCTTGAGCTCTTTAATCAAATGAGATCAAATTCTGTCTCACCTGACGCAGTCACACTTGTTTGTGCTCTCTCAGGCTGTGCTTCCCTTGGTGATCTTCAAGTTGGTTCTTCACTTCATGCTTTCTCTATAAAGGAGGGCCTACAATCATCCAGTGTCTATGTTGGCACTGCACTTCTAAACTTCTATGCCAAATGCGGAGATGTGAAGTCCGCTCGTATAGTATTTGATGGGATGGGAGAGAAGAACACTATCACGTGGAGTGCAATTATTGGTGGTTATGGGATGCAAGGGGATGGTAGTGGGTCCCTTGCACTTTTCAATGATATgttgaaagaaaaattggagCCCAATGAAGTAATTTTTACTACTATATTATCAGCTTGTAGCCATACAGGGATGATTGGGGAGGGATGGAGGTGTTTCAATCTAATGTGCCAGACCTATAACTTTGTTCCTGCAATGAAGcattatgcatgcatggtagaTCTATTAGCTCGGGCTGGAAAACTTGAAGAAGCCTTGAACTTTATTGAGAACATGCCAGTTCAACCAGATGTTAGTTTGTTTGGATCTTTTCTCCATGGATGTGGACTCTATGCAAGGTTTGATCTTGGAGAAGTTGTAATCCAAAAAATGCTGGACTTACGTCCTAATGAAGCTAGTTACTATGTACTCATGTGTAACTTGTACGCTTCTGATGGAAGATGGAGCCAGGTTAATCAGATGAGAGAGCTGATGAAGCAAAGAGGATTGAGCAAGTCCCCTGGGAGTAGCCTACTGGAGATGGATATCTGTGGTGATAACTCACCAGCCAAAGTTGCAACTGTTCAGTAG
- the LOC122308810 gene encoding pentatricopeptide repeat-containing protein At2g03380, mitochondrial isoform X1: MKLISTLAHLPLAKKSCSPCRTLAYATQQQPLEPPELAHTIASMSSIFSNPCFSLLGFCRKLDSLKKAHGLLIVHGLTGELQCDTKLVSLYASFAHVGHARLVFDRIEKPDFLSWKVMIRWYFLNDLHLEIIRFYSRMRICVSECDNVVFSIVLKACCELRNLDEGRKVHCQIVKAGSPDSFVMAGLVDMYAKCRDIGNSRQVFDEILDRNVVSWTSMIVGYVQNDCPEEGLILFNRMREGLVEGNKFTVGSLVTACTDLRALHQGKWLHGYVIKNGFEFNSFLVTALLNMYVKCGEVRDARSVFDELSTIDLISWTAMIVGYAQSGHPNEALKLFQDEKWVDLLPNSVTTATVLSACAQLGNLNLGRSVHGLGIKLGLGEPPVRNALIDMYAKCHMIRDARYIFETVFDKDVITWNSIISGYFLIGYACEALELFNQMRSNSVSPDAVTLVCALSGCASLGDLQVGSSLHAFSIKEGLQSSSVYVGTALLNFYAKCGDVKSARIVFDGMGEKNTITWSAIIGGYGMQGDGSGSLALFNDMLKEKLEPNEVIFTTILSACSHTGMIGEGWRCFNLMCQTYNFVPAMKHYACMVDLLARAGKLEEALNFIENMPVQPDVSLFGSFLHGCGLYARFDLGEVVIQKMLDLRPNEASYYVLMCNLYASDGRWSQVNQMRELMKQRGLSKSPGSSLLEMDICGDNSPAKVATVQ, from the coding sequence ATGAAACTCATCTCCACCTTAGCACACCTCCCTCTCGCAAAAAAATCTTGCTCTCCATGCAGGACTCTCGCCTATGCAACCCAGCAACAGCCCTTGGAGCCTCCGGAACTCGCTCATACCATTGCTTCTATGTCGTCCATCTTTTCGAACCCGTGTTTTTCTCTTCtgggtttctgcaggaaactcGATTCTCTCAAGAAGGCCCACGGCTTGCTCATTGTACACGGCCTCACCGGTGAACTTCAATGCGATACTAAATTGGTTAGCCTGTATGCTTCTTTTGCGCATGTTGGGCATGCCCGCTTGGTGTTTGATAGGATAGAAAAGCCGGATTTTCTTTCTTGGAAGGTGATGATCAGGTGGTACTTTTTGAATGATTTGCATTTGGAGATTATTCGATTCTATTCCCGTATGAGAATATGCGTAAGTGAGTGTGACAATGTTGTTTTTTCGATTGTGTTGAAGGCGTGCTGTGAGTTGCGCAATCTTGATGAGGGGAGGAAGGTACATTGCCAGATTGTTAAGGCGGGGAGCCCTGATAGTTTCGTCATGGCGGGTCTAGTTGATATGTATGCGAAATGCAGAGATATTGGGAATTCTCGCCAGGTGTTCGATGAAATTCTTGATAGAAATGTGGTTTCCTGGACATCAATGATTGTGGGGTATGTGCAGAATGATTGTCCGGAAGAAGGTTTGATTTTGTTTAATAGAATGAGGGAAGGATTGGTTGAAGGTAACAAGTTTACAGTAGGGAGCTTAGTTACTGCGTGTACAGATTTACGGGCTTTACATCAAGGGAAGTGGCTTCACGGGTACGTGATCAAGAATGGTTTTGAATTCAATTCTTTTTTGGTGACGGCACTTCTCAACATGTATGTAAAGTGTGGGGAAGTTAGAGATGCTCGTTCTGTATTTGATGAGCTTTCTACTATTGATCTTATTTCATGGACTGCAATGATTGTAGGATACGCACAGAGTGGCCACCCCAATGAGGCATTAAAGTTGTTTCAGGATGAGAAATGGGTTGATCTATTGCCAAATTCTGTAACGACTGCAACTGTGCTTTCGGCATGTGCACAGTTAGGCAATTTAAATTTGGGAAGGTCAGTTCATGGTCTGGGGATTAAACTCGGGTTAGGAGAACCTCCAGTTAGAAATGCTCTTATAGATATGTATGCAAAATGTCATATGATCAGAGATGCTCGTTATATATTTGAAACAGTTTTTGACAAGGATGTGATCACTTGGAACTCAATTATTTCTGGCTACTTCCTAATTGGTTATGCATGTGAAGCCCTTGAGCTCTTTAATCAAATGAGATCAAATTCTGTCTCACCTGACGCAGTCACACTTGTTTGTGCTCTCTCAGGCTGTGCTTCCCTTGGTGATCTTCAAGTTGGTTCTTCACTTCATGCTTTCTCTATAAAGGAGGGCCTACAATCATCCAGTGTCTATGTTGGCACTGCACTTCTAAACTTCTATGCCAAATGCGGAGATGTGAAGTCCGCTCGTATAGTATTTGATGGGATGGGAGAGAAGAACACTATCACGTGGAGTGCAATTATTGGTGGTTATGGGATGCAAGGGGATGGTAGTGGGTCCCTTGCACTTTTCAATGATATgttgaaagaaaaattggagCCCAATGAAGTAATTTTTACTACTATATTATCAGCTTGTAGCCATACAGGGATGATTGGGGAGGGATGGAGGTGTTTCAATCTAATGTGCCAGACCTATAACTTTGTTCCTGCAATGAAGcattatgcatgcatggtagaTCTATTAGCTCGGGCTGGAAAACTTGAAGAAGCCTTGAACTTTATTGAGAACATGCCAGTTCAACCAGATGTTAGTTTGTTTGGATCTTTTCTCCATGGATGTGGACTCTATGCAAGGTTTGATCTTGGAGAAGTTGTAATCCAAAAAATGCTGGACTTACGTCCTAATGAAGCTAGTTACTATGTACTCATGTGTAACTTGTACGCTTCTGATGGAAGATGGAGCCAGGTTAATCAGATGAGAGAGCTGATGAAGCAAAGAGGATTGAGCAAGTCCCCTGGGAGTAGCCTACTGGAGATGGATATCTGTGGTGATAACTCACCAGCCAAAGTTGCAACTGTTCAGTAG